One window from the genome of Carassius carassius chromosome 15, fCarCar2.1, whole genome shotgun sequence encodes:
- the azin1a gene encoding antizyme inhibitor 1a isoform X1, producing the protein MPVRLRRSMKGTPDDPYLSVELLEGSAALRDVIDKHIHDQTLALKSAFLVADLGVIVRQQVRWRTKMDQIRPFYTIKSNSSPVVVEILAALGTGFVCSNKHELDLVKDFGVPSQDIILGGTCKQLSHIKYAAKHNIPLLVCDNEVELRKIARCHPKAKVLLLLTSERCCDREETALPFGSTLKDCRHLLERARELSLHVTGVKFNIPSCCHDAQAFSRAVSDARCVFDMAEKLGFEMSILDVGGGFDGSEAQLDEVNQMLKPMLDMYFPLSTGLTIIAEPGAYYVSSAFTLAVNIIAKKTVARDFSGQLHNALSANDEPEFLYYMNDGVYGSFASKLLCEDSISMPLAHKEVSAEEPLFSSSLWGPSADDLDQVLERCLLPELSVGDWLLFSNAGATFSNGEEHNPPVFYSITESDLQELHNCGITLDVRMKNFSLVPCCLQANISGASVSTPA; encoded by the exons ATGCCAGTCAGATTACGGAGAAGTATGAAGGGAACGCCGGATGATCCATACCTTTCTGTTGAGCTGCTGGAAGGAAGCGCAGCTCTCCGAGATGTGATCGATAAACACATCCACGATCAAACTCTT GCACTGAAGAGTGCATTTTTGGTTGCCGACTTAGGGGTTATTGTGCGGCAGCAAGTTCGCTGGAGAACTAAAATGGACCAGATTCGGCCTTTCTACACAATCAAGAGCAACAGCAGCCCTGTGGTCGTAGAAATCCTGGCGGCTCTCGGCACTGGCTTTGTTTGttcaaacaaa CATGAGCTGGACTTGGTGAAAGACTTTGGCGTCCCGTCTCAGGACATCATTCTCGGCGGCACGTGCAAACAGCTCTCCCATATCAAATACGCAGCCAAACACAACATCCCCCTCTTGGTTTGTGATAATGAGGTGGAGCTGAGGAAGATTGCACGATGCCATCCCAAAGCAAA GGTGTTGCTGCTGTTGACATCGGAGAGGTGCTGCGACCGAGAGGAGACGGCCCTACCGTTCGGCTCCACACTTAAGGACTGCAGACATCTGCTGGAGCGTGCCAGAGAGCTCAGCTTGCACGTTACAGGAGTCAA ATTCAACATTCCCAGTTGTTGTCACGATGCACAAGCGTTCTCTCGTGCTGTTTCTGACGCCCGATGTGTCTTTGATATGGCG GAGAAGCTGGGCTTTGAGATGAGTATTCTGGACGTCGGAGGTGGCTTTGATGGAAGTGAGGCGCAGTTAGACGAG GTCAACCAGATGCTGAAACCCATGCTGGACATGTATTTCCCTCTTTCGACCGGATTGACGATCATCGCTGAACCTGGAGCTTATTATGTGTCTTCTGCCTTCACGCTGGCCGTGAATATAATCGCTAAGAAAACAGTGGCTCGTGATTTCAGTGGTCAACTACACA atgcacTATCTGCGAACGATGAGCCTGAGTTTCTCTACTACATGAACGATGGGGTTTATGGGTCTTTTGCCAGTAAGCTACTGTGTGAAGATTCAATATCAATGCCTTTGGCACACAAg GAGGTGAGCGCAGAAGAGCCGCTGTTCTCCAGCAGTCTGTGGGGTCCGTCTGCGGATGATCTGGATCAGGTACTGGAGCGATGTCTGCTGCCGGAGCTCAGTGTCGGAGACTGGCTGCTTTTCAGCAACGCTGGGGCCACATTCAGTAACGGAGAGGAGCACAACCCGCCCGTCTTCTACAGCATCACTGAATCTGACCT GCAAGAGCTTCATAATTGTGGCATCACGTTGGACGTGAGGATGAAGAATTTCTCTCTGGTACCATGCTGCCTGCAAGCAAACATATCTGGGGCATCCGTTTCCACCCCGGCGTGA
- the azin1a gene encoding antizyme inhibitor 1a isoform X2 codes for MKGTPDDPYLSVELLEGSAALRDVIDKHIHDQTLALKSAFLVADLGVIVRQQVRWRTKMDQIRPFYTIKSNSSPVVVEILAALGTGFVCSNKHELDLVKDFGVPSQDIILGGTCKQLSHIKYAAKHNIPLLVCDNEVELRKIARCHPKAKVLLLLTSERCCDREETALPFGSTLKDCRHLLERARELSLHVTGVKFNIPSCCHDAQAFSRAVSDARCVFDMAEKLGFEMSILDVGGGFDGSEAQLDEVNQMLKPMLDMYFPLSTGLTIIAEPGAYYVSSAFTLAVNIIAKKTVARDFSGQLHNALSANDEPEFLYYMNDGVYGSFASKLLCEDSISMPLAHKEVSAEEPLFSSSLWGPSADDLDQVLERCLLPELSVGDWLLFSNAGATFSNGEEHNPPVFYSITESDLQELHNCGITLDVRMKNFSLVPCCLQANISGASVSTPA; via the exons ATGAAGGGAACGCCGGATGATCCATACCTTTCTGTTGAGCTGCTGGAAGGAAGCGCAGCTCTCCGAGATGTGATCGATAAACACATCCACGATCAAACTCTT GCACTGAAGAGTGCATTTTTGGTTGCCGACTTAGGGGTTATTGTGCGGCAGCAAGTTCGCTGGAGAACTAAAATGGACCAGATTCGGCCTTTCTACACAATCAAGAGCAACAGCAGCCCTGTGGTCGTAGAAATCCTGGCGGCTCTCGGCACTGGCTTTGTTTGttcaaacaaa CATGAGCTGGACTTGGTGAAAGACTTTGGCGTCCCGTCTCAGGACATCATTCTCGGCGGCACGTGCAAACAGCTCTCCCATATCAAATACGCAGCCAAACACAACATCCCCCTCTTGGTTTGTGATAATGAGGTGGAGCTGAGGAAGATTGCACGATGCCATCCCAAAGCAAA GGTGTTGCTGCTGTTGACATCGGAGAGGTGCTGCGACCGAGAGGAGACGGCCCTACCGTTCGGCTCCACACTTAAGGACTGCAGACATCTGCTGGAGCGTGCCAGAGAGCTCAGCTTGCACGTTACAGGAGTCAA ATTCAACATTCCCAGTTGTTGTCACGATGCACAAGCGTTCTCTCGTGCTGTTTCTGACGCCCGATGTGTCTTTGATATGGCG GAGAAGCTGGGCTTTGAGATGAGTATTCTGGACGTCGGAGGTGGCTTTGATGGAAGTGAGGCGCAGTTAGACGAG GTCAACCAGATGCTGAAACCCATGCTGGACATGTATTTCCCTCTTTCGACCGGATTGACGATCATCGCTGAACCTGGAGCTTATTATGTGTCTTCTGCCTTCACGCTGGCCGTGAATATAATCGCTAAGAAAACAGTGGCTCGTGATTTCAGTGGTCAACTACACA atgcacTATCTGCGAACGATGAGCCTGAGTTTCTCTACTACATGAACGATGGGGTTTATGGGTCTTTTGCCAGTAAGCTACTGTGTGAAGATTCAATATCAATGCCTTTGGCACACAAg GAGGTGAGCGCAGAAGAGCCGCTGTTCTCCAGCAGTCTGTGGGGTCCGTCTGCGGATGATCTGGATCAGGTACTGGAGCGATGTCTGCTGCCGGAGCTCAGTGTCGGAGACTGGCTGCTTTTCAGCAACGCTGGGGCCACATTCAGTAACGGAGAGGAGCACAACCCGCCCGTCTTCTACAGCATCACTGAATCTGACCT GCAAGAGCTTCATAATTGTGGCATCACGTTGGACGTGAGGATGAAGAATTTCTCTCTGGTACCATGCTGCCTGCAAGCAAACATATCTGGGGCATCCGTTTCCACCCCGGCGTGA